The following are encoded in a window of Cyanobacterium sp. T60_A2020_053 genomic DNA:
- the plsY gene encoding glycerol-3-phosphate 1-O-acyltransferase PlsY, whose protein sequence is MTVPILVSFALILVAYLLGSIPTGYLAGRILKGIDIREYGSGSTGATNVLRTVGKGAAVGVLIVDMFKGMVAVAMVKGAYFWLDTTILPTAWQNWLVVTGALLAVLGHSKSVWLNFSGGKSAAISLGVLLVMSPWVGLGTLFTFLIVLYFSRIVSLSSLSGALAVNILMLIFTPLIPYIVFAVLAGLYVTIRHRSNIERILAGKEPRIGEAVSQG, encoded by the coding sequence ATGACTGTCCCAATTTTAGTTAGTTTTGCTTTAATTCTTGTCGCTTATCTTCTTGGTTCAATTCCCACGGGCTACCTTGCCGGGCGCATTCTTAAAGGTATTGATATTCGTGAATATGGTTCTGGTTCAACGGGTGCAACAAACGTACTAAGAACTGTAGGGAAGGGCGCTGCGGTGGGGGTTTTGATCGTGGATATGTTTAAGGGCATGGTAGCTGTTGCTATGGTGAAGGGCGCTTATTTCTGGTTAGACACGACGATATTACCCACAGCTTGGCAAAATTGGCTAGTGGTGACGGGCGCTTTATTGGCAGTTTTGGGGCATAGTAAATCAGTTTGGCTTAATTTTTCGGGGGGGAAATCGGCGGCCATTAGTTTAGGTGTTCTCCTCGTGATGAGTCCTTGGGTGGGTTTAGGTACTTTGTTTACTTTCCTCATCGTATTATATTTTTCTCGTATTGTTTCTCTCAGTTCATTGTCAGGGGCTTTAGCTGTTAATATTTTGATGTTGATTTTTACTCCTCTGATTCCTTATATAGTTTTTGCTGTTTTAGCTGGGTTATATGTTACCATTCGTCACCGTAGTAATATTGAACGTATTTTAGCTGGGAAAGAGCCTCGTATTGGTGAAGCGGTTTCTCAAGGTTAA